Proteins encoded together in one Ferroglobus placidus DSM 10642 window:
- the aroA gene encoding 3-phosphoshikimate 1-carboxyvinyltransferase, with protein sequence MEVVVRKSEVNGEVKAPPSKSYTHRALFAGALSRRARIYSPLISDDTLATAFSCKKSGSIFLRKGDAAIVGGLRKFGGYYNCMNSGTTLRILISLAAALGDHSILDGDESLRNRPNKELCEAVKKLGAEVIGGEEFKAPLKIRGRIKAGEVEISGKSSQFVTSLLFALPLVGDSVVRVRDLKSKPYVDVTLHVLEESNVKVEVEGNEYHVYDSEYKLREFQVPPDFSSISYLIAAGVVGGKVSIKNVVDSRQGDKVIVDLVREMGGRVEWRNDEIVAEKSELEGIEFDASNNPDLVPTIAVLAAVAKGKTRIYNAEHLRLKETDRITTICENLRRLGVDVKCGEGEIVVEGKGFREFKGVVDSFGDHRIAMAFSVLGLLGEVRILKAECVSVSYPKFFQDLKKLGADVNAG encoded by the coding sequence GTGGAAGTGGTGGTTAGGAAGAGTGAGGTGAACGGAGAAGTTAAAGCTCCTCCTTCGAAAAGTTACACTCACCGGGCTTTATTTGCCGGAGCCCTTTCGAGAAGAGCCAGAATTTACAGTCCTCTGATCTCAGACGATACCCTCGCAACGGCTTTTTCTTGCAAAAAGTCGGGTTCGATTTTTCTTAGAAAGGGAGACGCTGCCATCGTTGGAGGGTTGAGAAAGTTTGGAGGCTATTACAACTGCATGAACTCCGGAACTACTCTCAGAATACTGATCTCTCTAGCAGCAGCTTTAGGAGATCATTCCATCCTCGACGGAGACGAATCCTTGAGGAATAGACCGAATAAGGAGCTGTGCGAAGCGGTAAAGAAACTCGGAGCTGAGGTGATTGGAGGAGAAGAGTTTAAGGCTCCTTTAAAAATTAGAGGAAGGATAAAGGCTGGCGAGGTGGAAATTTCCGGAAAAAGCTCGCAGTTCGTAACCTCTTTGCTCTTCGCCCTACCCCTCGTGGGAGATTCGGTCGTTAGAGTAAGAGATCTCAAATCCAAGCCCTACGTTGACGTAACGCTACACGTTTTGGAGGAGAGCAACGTAAAAGTGGAGGTTGAAGGAAACGAGTACCACGTTTACGATTCTGAATACAAGCTCAGAGAATTCCAAGTCCCTCCTGATTTCTCGTCAATAAGCTACTTGATAGCTGCCGGCGTTGTTGGGGGAAAAGTTTCGATAAAAAACGTGGTCGATTCGAGGCAGGGGGATAAGGTTATAGTCGACCTCGTTAGGGAGATGGGGGGAAGAGTTGAGTGGAGGAACGACGAAATAGTGGCTGAAAAATCGGAGCTTGAGGGAATAGAGTTCGACGCTTCTAACAATCCGGATTTAGTTCCGACGATAGCAGTTTTGGCAGCTGTTGCCAAGGGAAAAACGAGGATATACAACGCTGAACACTTAAGATTGAAAGAGACGGACAGAATCACCACGATATGCGAAAACCTTCGAAGGCTTGGGGTAGATGTGAAGTGCGGGGAAGGGGAAATAGTTGTGGAAGGAAAAGGTTTTAGGGAGTTTAAAGGGGTTGTGGATAGTTTCGGAGATCACAGAATTGCGATGGCTTTCTCAGTACTCGGACTTCTCGGAGAGGTCAGGATTTTAAAAGCCGAGTGCGTCAGCGTTTCCTATCCGAAATTCTTCCAAGATTTGAAAAAGCTCGGAGCTGATGTAAATGCCGGGTAA
- the aroC gene encoding chorismate synthase: MPGNSFGHVFRVTTFGESHGRAVGCVVDGCPAGLRIKKEDIQKELDRRKPGGRLFSPRKEKDEVEILSGIFEEKTLGTPIAMVVYNKDVDSKPYEQIKNLLRPGHADYTYLAKFGVRDWRGGGRSSARETVGRVAAGAIAKKVLSQFGVKVMGYVVEIAGIKANLEGMDAEEIFERAEKSEIRCADYEAEEKMIEKIIEARKEGDSVGGVVEVVIRGLPAGVGEPVFMKLDAYLAYAMMSIPAVKGVEIGAGFRAARMKGSEMNDEMTIDGGRIKFLSNNAGGVLGGISTGEDVVVRLAVKPTPSISKRQRTVNIETFSEDEIVVRGRHDPCIAPRAVPVAEAMAAIATLDLMMMQNLVPRFF; the protein is encoded by the coding sequence ATGCCGGGTAACTCCTTCGGACACGTTTTCAGAGTAACCACCTTCGGAGAAAGTCACGGAAGAGCTGTAGGATGCGTAGTCGACGGTTGCCCGGCTGGTTTGAGAATTAAAAAAGAGGACATTCAGAAAGAATTGGACAGAAGAAAGCCGGGAGGAAGGCTTTTCTCTCCGAGAAAGGAAAAAGATGAAGTGGAGATTCTTTCGGGAATTTTCGAGGAAAAAACCCTCGGAACGCCGATAGCGATGGTAGTTTACAATAAAGACGTTGATTCGAAGCCTTACGAGCAGATAAAAAATCTTCTCCGTCCGGGACATGCAGATTACACTTATTTAGCGAAGTTCGGAGTGAGGGACTGGAGAGGTGGCGGAAGATCTTCGGCGAGGGAAACAGTAGGAAGAGTTGCAGCAGGAGCGATAGCGAAGAAAGTTCTTTCCCAGTTCGGAGTGAAGGTGATGGGCTACGTAGTAGAGATTGCTGGAATAAAAGCAAATCTCGAAGGGATGGATGCCGAAGAAATTTTCGAAAGAGCCGAGAAGAGCGAAATTAGATGTGCGGACTACGAAGCTGAGGAGAAGATGATCGAGAAAATCATCGAAGCGAGGAAAGAGGGTGATAGTGTTGGAGGAGTTGTGGAGGTTGTGATAAGAGGGTTACCAGCTGGCGTCGGCGAGCCGGTGTTCATGAAACTCGACGCCTACTTAGCATACGCTATGATGAGCATTCCTGCTGTGAAGGGAGTGGAGATAGGAGCGGGATTCAGAGCTGCGAGAATGAAAGGGAGTGAAATGAACGACGAAATGACGATAGATGGAGGAAGGATAAAGTTCCTCAGCAACAACGCCGGAGGTGTGCTCGGAGGAATCTCTACCGGAGAAGATGTCGTTGTGAGGCTTGCTGTAAAGCCGACTCCAAGCATTTCGAAAAGGCAGAGAACTGTGAACATCGAGACTTTTTCCGAAGACGAAATAGTTGTTAGAGGCAGACACGATCCTTGCATTGCTCCGAGAGCAGTTCCTGTGGCTGAGGCGATGGCGGCAATAGCAACTCTAGACCTTATGATGATGCAGAATCTCGTTCCGAGGTTCTTCTAA
- a CDS encoding DsrE family protein: MKVGIVVSSNDAETVWNAFRFANFALNSGDEVRVFLIGKGVECEKIEDEKFNVREQMEKFANNGGKIYACGTCLKLREMESACPVSTLADLYEIVKWCDKLLTF, from the coding sequence ATGAAGGTCGGGATCGTCGTCTCTTCTAACGATGCTGAGACTGTGTGGAACGCTTTTCGCTTTGCGAACTTTGCTTTAAACTCTGGAGATGAAGTTAGGGTTTTTCTGATTGGCAAGGGTGTGGAATGCGAGAAGATCGAAGACGAAAAGTTTAACGTTAGGGAACAGATGGAGAAATTCGCCAACAACGGGGGTAAGATTTACGCTTGCGGAACTTGCCTGAAACTGAGGGAAATGGAATCGGCCTGTCCAGTTTCGACTCTCGCCGACCTTTACGAAATCGTTAAGTGGTGCGACAAGCTGTTAACGTTCTGA
- a CDS encoding MarR family winged helix-turn-helix transcriptional regulator — MDIAKILFLILRSVKRQVMERLSGELTFLEFKCLKIVYGGKATQKEIVEETGLTKGTVSKALKSLEEKGLITRKRDGREYVIHLTEEGKAMIKKLERIASEINEKMLRGFEREEVKILERLLERILRNLE; from the coding sequence GTGGACATAGCGAAGATTCTCTTCTTAATACTCAGGAGCGTTAAGAGGCAAGTGATGGAGAGATTATCCGGAGAGCTCACTTTTCTCGAATTCAAGTGCCTGAAAATCGTTTACGGCGGAAAAGCAACTCAGAAAGAGATCGTCGAAGAGACCGGGTTGACGAAGGGAACTGTTTCGAAAGCACTCAAAAGTCTTGAAGAGAAGGGGTTGATCACGAGGAAAAGGGATGGTAGAGAGTACGTCATCCACCTCACTGAAGAAGGGAAAGCGATGATAAAGAAACTTGAGCGTATAGCTTCGGAAATAAACGAAAAAATGCTCAGGGGTTTTGAAAGGGAGGAAGTGAAGATTTTGGAGAGATTGCTCGAAAGGATTCTGAGGAATCTCGAATGA
- the mqnC gene encoding cyclic dehypoxanthinyl futalosine synthase: protein MRSYVKPTDYYDLFSMSLHELGEIADKIRREKCGDLVTFVVDTNINYTNVCVSKCKFCAFYARDESEAFVLSEKDILRKVAKAVEFGATQILMQGGLNPELDLAWFEKVFSSIKEKFPAVHIHSLSPPEIIFLAKLEGLNFEEVLLRLKKAGLDSLPGGGAEILSDRVRGMLSKKGKSEEWLEVMKAAHELGMPTTATMMFGHVEKEEEIIEHLLKIRELQEETNGFTAFIPWTFQPGRSELKVEKASPVKYLKVVAISRIVLDNFRNIQASWLSQGFDVASLSLHFGANDFGGTLLEEKVISSTGKKHTPARVEQMVRAIRKAGRVPARRDTYYNVLEVYL, encoded by the coding sequence ATGAGGAGTTATGTAAAGCCCACGGACTACTATGACCTCTTTTCAATGAGCCTTCACGAGCTCGGGGAAATTGCAGACAAAATAAGGAGAGAGAAGTGCGGAGACCTCGTAACTTTTGTTGTGGACACGAACATAAATTACACGAACGTTTGCGTTTCCAAATGCAAGTTTTGCGCTTTTTATGCGAGAGACGAAAGCGAAGCTTTTGTCCTCTCGGAAAAAGACATTTTGAGGAAAGTTGCCAAAGCTGTTGAGTTCGGAGCGACTCAGATTCTCATGCAAGGCGGTTTAAATCCAGAACTCGACTTGGCTTGGTTCGAGAAGGTTTTTTCCTCCATAAAAGAAAAGTTTCCCGCAGTTCACATCCACAGCCTTTCTCCTCCGGAAATAATATTCCTCGCCAAGCTCGAAGGTTTGAACTTCGAAGAAGTTTTGCTTCGGCTCAAAAAAGCCGGACTTGACTCTCTGCCGGGAGGGGGAGCTGAAATTCTTTCCGACAGAGTGAGAGGAATGCTGAGCAAAAAGGGAAAAAGCGAGGAGTGGCTTGAAGTTATGAAAGCTGCTCACGAACTCGGAATGCCGACAACCGCGACCATGATGTTCGGGCACGTGGAAAAAGAGGAGGAAATAATCGAGCACTTGCTGAAAATAAGGGAACTTCAAGAGGAAACGAACGGATTTACAGCCTTCATTCCCTGGACGTTTCAGCCGGGAAGGAGCGAGTTGAAAGTCGAAAAAGCTTCTCCGGTGAAGTACCTCAAAGTCGTTGCAATCTCGAGGATCGTTCTCGACAACTTCAGAAACATTCAGGCTTCGTGGCTTTCTCAAGGATTTGATGTCGCTTCCCTCTCACTTCACTTCGGAGCGAACGACTTCGGAGGGACGCTGCTCGAGGAGAAGGTGATAAGCTCAACAGGCAAAAAACACACTCCGGCAAGGGTGGAGCAGATGGTGAGAGCCATAAGAAAAGCTGGCAGAGTTCCGGCGAGAAGAGATACTTATTACAACGTTCTTGAAGTTTACCTCTAA
- a CDS encoding MATE family efflux transporter, whose amino-acid sequence MKGVKILLGDPKKALIKLSIPAMISNLVFTLYNLADGVWVAGLGSSALSAVGIFFPIFMIFIALSVGLGIGASSAISRRIGAKDKVGADSTASHALVISLVVAATITSLLIFLETLLRIFGAEGEVLKLALDYSRVVVAGSVFLVFSNVSTGILNGEGSTKRAMYANVSGTLLNIVLDPVFIYVLGLGIVGAAYATVVSMMLTSLIYLHWFLSGKTYVTPTFKHFKFDGKVVFDILRVGIPSSFSMITMSVAMVFLNLIIINYGGPEGIAVFTSAWRIVSFGFIPLFGMAGALTAITGAAFGAKNMENLKKAYYHAIKIAATIELFAFTLIFLTASKSAVLFTYSELSANIYDELVIALRILPSFLPFTPLGIMTVATFQGIGKGEYALAVNILRTLVFQLSFAYVFALSYGFYGVLVGITLGNVVASLVAFFLGNFTIKALERVVV is encoded by the coding sequence ATGAAGGGCGTTAAAATTCTGCTGGGAGACCCGAAAAAAGCTCTCATTAAGCTTTCCATTCCGGCGATGATAAGCAACCTCGTTTTCACTCTCTACAACTTAGCAGACGGAGTTTGGGTTGCTGGGCTTGGTTCAAGCGCTTTATCTGCTGTAGGCATCTTTTTCCCAATTTTTATGATTTTCATTGCCCTTTCGGTTGGTTTGGGAATTGGTGCCAGCTCCGCAATCTCAAGGAGAATCGGAGCTAAAGATAAAGTCGGAGCAGACAGCACTGCTTCTCACGCTCTCGTTATAAGCTTAGTTGTAGCGGCTACCATAACCTCTCTTTTGATCTTTCTTGAAACTTTGCTCAGAATTTTCGGTGCGGAAGGAGAGGTTTTAAAGCTCGCTCTCGATTATTCGAGAGTTGTAGTTGCTGGAAGCGTCTTTCTCGTTTTTAGCAACGTATCGACGGGTATTCTGAACGGAGAGGGAAGTACCAAGAGGGCGATGTACGCGAACGTTTCCGGAACTTTGTTAAACATAGTTCTCGATCCCGTATTCATTTACGTGCTCGGTTTAGGCATAGTCGGAGCTGCTTACGCAACCGTCGTTTCCATGATGCTGACGTCACTGATTTACTTGCACTGGTTTTTGAGCGGGAAAACTTACGTCACTCCAACCTTTAAGCACTTTAAGTTTGACGGAAAAGTCGTTTTCGACATACTAAGGGTGGGAATTCCTTCCTCTTTCTCGATGATAACGATGTCGGTTGCGATGGTTTTTCTCAACCTGATAATCATCAACTACGGAGGGCCTGAGGGAATAGCAGTTTTCACGAGTGCTTGGAGGATCGTAAGTTTCGGCTTTATTCCTCTCTTCGGGATGGCTGGAGCTTTAACGGCTATAACCGGAGCAGCTTTCGGAGCTAAAAACATGGAAAACTTGAAGAAAGCTTACTACCACGCTATAAAGATTGCTGCGACGATCGAGTTATTCGCTTTCACTCTTATTTTTCTAACGGCTTCGAAGTCGGCTGTGTTGTTCACGTATTCAGAGCTTTCCGCTAACATTTACGACGAACTCGTCATAGCTTTAAGAATTCTTCCGAGCTTTCTACCCTTTACCCCTCTCGGAATAATGACGGTCGCAACGTTTCAGGGGATAGGTAAGGGGGAGTACGCTTTAGCCGTGAACATTCTAAGAACTCTCGTTTTTCAGTTAAGTTTCGCGTACGTTTTCGCTTTATCTTACGGTTTTTACGGAGTTCTCGTAGGTATTACGCTCGGAAACGTTGTAGCTTCGCTCGTAGCCTTTTTCTTGGGAAACTTTACGATCAAAGCTCTCGAGAGGGTGGTGGTATGA
- a CDS encoding MFS transporter: protein MRIVLFVITLASFLTPFTLSSVNVALPSIGREFGVDAITLNWIATSFLLSSAMFLVPFGRLADIKGRKRIFATGIAFFTLGSLFSALSTSAELLIAFRIFQGIGGAMIFSTGIAILTSVFPPSERGKVLGINVASVYTGLSLGPFFGGILTQNFGWRSVFLVNVPLGLLIAFLTYLKLKGEWAEARGEKFDVIGSLIYSATLISIMLGVSEFSIPLIIAGLILLVTFVLWESKVEHPVLEISLFRKNVTFTLSNLAALLNYSATFAVAFLLSLYLQYVKELTPQQAGFVLVAQPVIQAIFSPLAGWLSDRVEPRIVASTGMAINAFGLFVFSKLSETTPLNLILFNLMLMGFGFALFSSPNTNAIMSSVDRKFYGVASAILSTMRVLGQTMSMAVVMLVFAAFLGEVEITPEVYPTFIKSVQVCFIIFAILCLFGVFASLARGKVRN from the coding sequence ATGAGGATCGTCCTCTTTGTAATTACGCTCGCGTCTTTCCTAACTCCGTTTACTCTTTCTTCCGTGAACGTTGCTCTTCCGTCGATTGGCAGAGAATTTGGCGTTGACGCGATAACGTTGAACTGGATTGCAACGTCTTTCTTACTTTCTTCAGCTATGTTTCTCGTCCCGTTCGGGAGACTTGCTGATATTAAGGGGAGAAAAAGGATATTTGCTACCGGAATCGCGTTCTTCACTTTAGGTTCGCTTTTCTCGGCTTTGTCAACTTCTGCCGAGCTCTTAATAGCTTTTAGAATTTTCCAGGGAATAGGAGGAGCTATGATATTTTCCACCGGAATAGCAATACTCACCTCAGTTTTTCCTCCAAGCGAGAGAGGCAAAGTTCTCGGAATCAACGTAGCTTCGGTTTACACCGGACTTAGCTTGGGTCCGTTTTTCGGGGGAATTCTGACTCAAAATTTCGGCTGGAGGAGCGTTTTTCTCGTGAACGTTCCCCTCGGGTTGCTTATAGCTTTTTTAACTTACCTGAAGCTAAAGGGGGAGTGGGCTGAAGCGAGAGGAGAAAAGTTCGACGTTATAGGCTCGCTGATATACAGCGCGACTCTGATATCGATAATGCTCGGCGTTTCTGAATTTTCTATTCCTTTAATCATTGCTGGGCTGATTTTATTGGTAACTTTCGTGCTTTGGGAGAGCAAAGTTGAGCACCCCGTCCTCGAGATCAGCCTTTTCAGGAAAAACGTCACTTTCACCCTTTCAAACTTAGCGGCTCTCCTAAACTACTCCGCAACTTTCGCTGTTGCTTTCCTTCTGAGCTTATATTTGCAATACGTCAAAGAGCTTACTCCACAGCAAGCCGGATTCGTTTTGGTTGCCCAGCCGGTGATTCAAGCTATTTTCTCTCCGTTAGCCGGATGGCTTTCAGACAGAGTTGAACCGAGAATAGTAGCTTCTACGGGAATGGCGATCAACGCTTTTGGTCTGTTCGTATTCTCAAAATTGAGCGAAACAACTCCTCTGAATTTAATCCTCTTCAACCTCATGCTCATGGGATTTGGCTTCGCTTTGTTCAGCTCTCCGAACACCAACGCTATTATGAGCTCCGTAGATAGGAAATTCTACGGAGTAGCGTCAGCAATTCTTTCGACGATGAGAGTTCTCGGACAGACGATGAGCATGGCTGTAGTCATGCTCGTTTTCGCAGCATTTTTGGGTGAAGTTGAAATAACTCCTGAAGTCTATCCAACGTTCATAAAAAGCGTTCAGGTTTGCTTCATCATATTCGCGATACTATGCCTCTTCGGGGTTTTCGCTTCCTTAGCGAGGGGGAAGGTGAGGAATTAG